A genome region from Danio aesculapii chromosome 2, fDanAes4.1, whole genome shotgun sequence includes the following:
- the zgc:66427 gene encoding E3 ubiquitin-protein ligase znrf2, protein MGTRSSRLHEEAASTPFDKDGIKRESCRRIRSTRPTSLMVEFSGSFDHDSETNRSRSEEGSDSDTGQQASSDGSPADRHTSPSLSSEASPSDENGADEKREDDGSPGGPVSGEEIGRAPQRTFSERLPGGRHSSASGVTARSARVRGTHARPVSEAWIGLYRVNNRHGAIRCPFCTKPFPGGRIEDHLLSCLTSPPLPYNTDVLAKDSGECSICLEDLLQGETIARLACLCVYHKSCIDTWSKVKPCCPEHPFD, encoded by the exons ATGGGGACGAGATCCAGCCGTTTACACGAGGAGGCTGCCTCCACACCTTTTGATAAAGACGGCATCAAGAGAGAGTCATGTCGACGGATCCGGAGCACCAGGCCCACCAGCCTCATGGTGGAGTTCTCCGGGAGTTTCGATCACGACTCCGAGACGAACCGCAGCCGGTCAGAAGAGGGTAGCGACTCGGATACCGGGCAGCAGGCGAGCAGCGACGGCAGCCCTGCCGACCGCCACACGTCCCCGTCTCTGAGCAGCGAGGCCTCGCCATCGGATGAGAATGGAGCCGACGAGAAACGCGAGGACGACGGCAGTCCTGGAGGCCCTGTGAGCGGGGAGGAAATAGGCCGTGCACCGCAGCGCACTTTCTCCGAGCGTTTGCCCGGTGGTCGCCATTCTTCCGCCAGCGGAGTCACGGCAAGGTCTGCCCGGGTGAGAGGCACTCACGCACGGCCAGTGTCCGAGGCGTGGATCGGCCTCTACAGAGTCAACAACCGGCACGGTG CTATTCGTTGTCCCTTTTGCACCAAGCCGTTCCCTGGAGGGCGGATTGAGGACCACCTTTTAAGTTGTCTGACTTCTCCCCCTCTCCCTTATAACA CGGATGTGCTGGCTAAGGACAGTGGAGAGTGTTCAATCTGTCTTGAAGACCTGCTACAAGGAGAAACCATCGCTCGACTGGCCTGCCTGTGTGTCTACCATAAGAG CTGCATTGACACATGGAGCAAAGTGAAGCCGTGCTGCCCTGAGCATCCTTTTGATTGA
- the cbln13 gene encoding cerebellin 13, protein MYAALKMSATQKMLLLVCVGVSLAHDLITPEQLKNIEARLKATEETVKELKRENEALRILAKGSSDKLESIEAENKAKKVAFSAGLLASGSQQTGPFNTRQTLVYKKIFANFGNAYDSSTGIFTAPVNGVYFFRFYAHAHPTNQMAVSLHKNNQIQCSVFSLRHESNANGSNGVVLSLDRGDQLFTQLWEKSWVYDDDYSYTSFSGFLLFQL, encoded by the exons ATGTATGCAGCTTTGAAAATGTCGGCTACTCAAAAGATGCTTTTATTGGTATGTGTCGGAGTCTCACTGGCACACGATTTAATTACACCAGAACAGTTAAAGAACATTGAGGCAAGACTAAAAGCTACAGAGGAAACAGTGAAAGAACTAAAGAGAGAGAATGAAG ctttaaGGATATTGGCGAAAGGCTCAAGTGATAAACTTGAATCTATTGAAGCAGaaaataaag CCAAAAAGGTTGCCTTTTCAGCTGGACTTTTGGCATCCGGATCACAACAAACTGGACCCTTTAATACTCGACAGACtctggtttacaaaaaaatcttcGCTAATTTTGGAAATGCTTATGACTCCAGCACTG GTATTTTCACAGCACCAGTGAATGGGGTCTATTTCTTCAGATTTTATGCTCATGCTCATCCAACTAATCAAATGGCTGTCAGTCTCCATAAAAATAATCAGATACAATGCTCAGTGTTTTCTCTGCGTCATGAGAGCAATGCTAATGGCAGCAATGGTGTCGTTCTCTCACTGGACAGGGGCGATCAATTGTTCACACAGCTGTGGGAGAAAAGCTGGGTTTATGATGATGATTACAGCTACACCAGTTTCAGCGGCTTTCTGCTTTTCCAGTTGTAA
- the hbl4 gene encoding hexose-binding lectin 4, giving the protein MALLKHQLCAVLLMMEFGLIISASESSCPSYPGVPGIPGNNGSPGRDGRDGFPGPKGEKGDLGVGAQGPPGKIGPPGAPGPKGDRENTGLSGTDVQNAIVTQLRSDVKHLTDRLTVIDKVLGFRIVKKVGQKYYVSDGLVGNFETAQKFCSDAGVKIVLPRSEDENKVLISLQEALESTYVYVGATDAKKEGHFVDSSDQPLTFTNWKENEPNDYRGAEDCTAVYKTGVWNDINCNSKWHVACEL; this is encoded by the exons atggcgctgttaAAGCATCAGCTTTGTGCTGTACTTCTCATGATGGAGTTTGGGCTGATAATATCCGCGTCTGAGAGTAGTTGTCCATCCTATCCTGGTGTTCCTGGCATACCTGGAAACAATGGCAGCCCTGGCAGAGATGGAAGAGATGGGTTCCCTGGACCAAAAGGAGAAAAAGGAGATCTAG gagTTGGTGCACAGGGACCCCCAGGAAAAATAGGACCACCTGGAGCTCCTGGACCCAAAGGAGACAGAGAAAATACAGGTTTATCAG GGACTGATGTTCAAAATGCAATAGTAACACAGCTTCGATCTGATGTCAAACACCTTACAGACAGACTCACTGTAATAGATAAAG tcctaGGATTTCGCATTGTTAAGAAAGTGGGACAGAAGTATTACGTGTCTGATGGGCTGGTAGGAAATTTTGAAACGGCACAGAAGTTCTGCTCTGACGCCGGGGTTAAAATTGTGCTGCCAAGAAGTGAAGATGAGAATAAAGTGCTGATTTCATTGCAAGAGGCCCTCGAGTCTACTTATGTATATGTTGGTGCAACAGATGCAAAGAAAGAAGGGCATTTTGTAGATTCGAGTGACCAGCCTCTAACTTTTACCAACTGGAAGGAAAATGAGCCGAATGATTATAGAGGGGCAGAAGATTGTACAGCTGTTTACAAAACTGGTGTGTGGAATGACATTAACTGTAATTCCAAGTGGCATGTGGCGTGTGAACTGTGA
- the mbl2 gene encoding mannose-binding protein C isoform X2 yields MTLLKLFLRALLLLQLALLLLAEAADPQTLSCPAYAGVPGTPGHNGLPGRDGRDGATGPKGEKGEPGVNVQGPPGKAGPPGPAGAKGERGPSGLPGRDSMSDSLKSELQKLNDKIALIEKVVNFKTFKKVGQKYYVTDGIEESFDKGMQYCNGNGGALVLPRSLLENNALMKVLVSSAFTKKAFIRITDREKEGEFVDTDGKKLMFTNWYPGQPDNYKGVQDCGAITDTGSWDDLSCDGLQPIICEIEIK; encoded by the exons ATGACGCTGTTGAAGCTGTTCCTCAGAGCTCTTCTGCTCCTTCAGCTTGCTCTGCTGCTGCTGGCTGAAGCTGCTGACCCTCAAACCCTGAGCTGTCCTGCTTATGCTGGAGTTCCTGGCACTCCTGGGCACAACGGTCTGCCTGGCAGAGACGGAAGAGATGGAGCCACTGGACCCAAAGGAGAGAAGGGAGAGCCAG GAGTGAATGTGCAGGGGCCACCAGGTAAAGCAGGACCACCTGGACCAGCCGGAGCAAAGGGTGAAAGAGGACCATCAg GCTTACCAGGACGGGACAGCATGTCTGACTCACTGAAATCTGAGCTCCAGAAACTCAATGACAAGATTGCTCTAATTGAGAAGGTTGTGAATTTTAAAACGTTCAAAAAAGTTGGACAAAAATACTACGTTACTGATGGCATCGAGGAGTCTTTTGATAAAGGAATGCAGTACTGCAATGGCAATGGGGGAGCATTAGTTTTGCCAAGAAGTCTTTTAGAAAACAATGCATTAATGAAAGTATTAGTATCCAGTGCTTTTACTAAGAAAGCATTTATTAGAATCACAGACAGAGAAAAAGAGGGAGAGTTTGTAGACACTGATGGAAAGAAGTTGATGTTTACCAACTGGTATCCTGGTCAGCCTGATAACTATAAGGGAGTTCAAGATTGCGGCGCTATTACAGACACAGGCTCATGGGACGATCTCAGCTGTGATGGTCTGCAACCCATCATATGCGAAATAGAGATCAAATAG
- the mbl2 gene encoding mannose-binding protein C isoform X1, producing the protein MGSWVNKTHLKTHCALNGRHILRGRDVFFLEYKIHNNKPIYFNPEDTPRLSVDSTDLLHFGFFIKLMTLLKLFLRALLLLQLALLLLAEAADPQTLSCPAYAGVPGTPGHNGLPGRDGRDGATGPKGEKGEPGVNVQGPPGKAGPPGPAGAKGERGPSGLPGRDSMSDSLKSELQKLNDKIALIEKVVNFKTFKKVGQKYYVTDGIEESFDKGMQYCNGNGGALVLPRSLLENNALMKVLVSSAFTKKAFIRITDREKEGEFVDTDGKKLMFTNWYPGQPDNYKGVQDCGAITDTGSWDDLSCDGLQPIICEIEIK; encoded by the exons ATGGGAAGTTGGGTGAATAAAACACACCTAAAAACACATTGTGCATTGAATGGGCGGCATATCCTGAGAGGAAGAGacgttttttttttggaatacaAGATTCACAACAACAAGCCTATATATTTTAACCCAGAAGACACTCCTCGCTTGTCAGTTGACAGTACGGACTTGCTACACTTTGGCTTCTTCATTAAACTT ATGACGCTGTTGAAGCTGTTCCTCAGAGCTCTTCTGCTCCTTCAGCTTGCTCTGCTGCTGCTGGCTGAAGCTGCTGACCCTCAAACCCTGAGCTGTCCTGCTTATGCTGGAGTTCCTGGCACTCCTGGGCACAACGGTCTGCCTGGCAGAGACGGAAGAGATGGAGCCACTGGACCCAAAGGAGAGAAGGGAGAGCCAG GAGTGAATGTGCAGGGGCCACCAGGTAAAGCAGGACCACCTGGACCAGCCGGAGCAAAGGGTGAAAGAGGACCATCAg GCTTACCAGGACGGGACAGCATGTCTGACTCACTGAAATCTGAGCTCCAGAAACTCAATGACAAGATTGCTCTAATTGAGAAGGTTGTGAATTTTAAAACGTTCAAAAAAGTTGGACAAAAATACTACGTTACTGATGGCATCGAGGAGTCTTTTGATAAAGGAATGCAGTACTGCAATGGCAATGGGGGAGCATTAGTTTTGCCAAGAAGTCTTTTAGAAAACAATGCATTAATGAAAGTATTAGTATCCAGTGCTTTTACTAAGAAAGCATTTATTAGAATCACAGACAGAGAAAAAGAGGGAGAGTTTGTAGACACTGATGGAAAGAAGTTGATGTTTACCAACTGGTATCCTGGTCAGCCTGATAACTATAAGGGAGTTCAAGATTGCGGCGCTATTACAGACACAGGCTCATGGGACGATCTCAGCTGTGATGGTCTGCAACCCATCATATGCGAAATAGAGATCAAATAG
- the LOC130245972 gene encoding pulmonary surfactant-associated protein D-like, which yields MALLKLFLRALLLLQLVLHLLVGGADPQTLNCSAYAGVPGTPGHNGLPGRDGKDGRDGATGPKGEKGEPGVSVQGPPGKAGPPGPDGPQGERGPPGSPGSESVIESLKSEIQNLKAKFATIEKAASFSNLRKVGQKYYITDGILGTFNDGIKFCKDAGGTLVVPKTAAENQALVRVSVSSALTTGKPYIGVTDREIEGQFVDIEGKQLTFTNWGPRQPDDYRGAQDCGVIDVSGTWDDGNCGDIRPIICEIDIK from the exons atggcgctgttgaAGCTGTTCCTCAGGGCTCTTCTGCTCCTTCAGCTTGTTCTGCACCTGCTGGTTGGAGGTGCTGACCCTCAAACCCTGAACTGTTCTGCTTATGCTGGAGTTCCTGGCACTCCAGGACACAACGGTCTGCCTGGCAGAGACGGGAAAGACGGAAGAGATGGAGCCACTGGACCCAAAGGAGAGAAGGGAGAGCCAG GAGTGAGTGTGCAGGGACCTCCTGGTAAAGCAGGACCACCTGGACCTGATGGGCCGCAGGGTGAAAGGGGTCCACCAG GATCTCCTGGAAGTGAAAGTGTTATTGAGTCCCTGAAATCCGAGATCCAGAATCTTAAAGCCAAGTTTGCCACGATTGAGAAAGCTGCGAGTTTCAGCAACTTGAGGAAAGTTGGACAGAAATATTACATCACTGATGGCATTTTGGGAACTTTTAATGATGGCATAAAATTCTGCAAGGATGCTGGTGGAACATTAGTTGTGCCAAAAACTGCTGCAGAAAACCAGGCTTTAGTCAGGGTGTCAGTATCCAGTGCTTTAACTACTGGAAAGCCGTATATTGGAGTCACAGACAGAGAAATAGAGGGACAGTTTGTAGACATTGAGGGGAAGCAACTAACTTTTACCAACTGGGGTCCTAGGCAGCCTGATGATTACCGGGGAGCACAAGACTGTGGTGTAATAGATGTTTCTGGCACTTGGGATGATGGAAATTGTGGTGATATACGTCCTATTATATGCGAAATAGACATCAAGTAG
- the LOC130238304 gene encoding pulmonary surfactant-associated protein D-like → MALQMGVLVAQSSSAPSLLFRQTLNCPAYAGVPGTPGHNGLPGRDGRDGRDGATGPKGEKGEPGVSVQGPPGKAGPPGPDGAQGERGPAGSSGSESVIEILKSEIQNLKAKIDTIEKAASFSNFRKVGQKYYITDHIFGTFDNGIKLCESSGGTLVVPKSFAENQALVRVAASSGLINEKPYIGVTDKETEGQFVDIEGKQLTFTKWGSGQPGDYQGAQDCGVIDVSGTWDDENCGDKRPIICETDIK, encoded by the exons atggcgctgcaGATGGGTGTACTTGTGGCTCAAAGCTCTTCTGCTCCTTCTCTGCTCTTCCGTCAAACCCTGAACTGTCCTGCTTATGCTGGAGTTCCAGGCACTCCTGGACACAACGGTCTGCCTGGCAGAGATGGGAGAGACGGAAGAGATGGAGCCACTGGACCCAAAGGAGAGAAGGGAGAGCCAG GAGTGAGTGTGCAGGGACCTCCTGGTAAAGCAGGACCACCTGGACCAGATGGAGCCCAGGGTGAAAGGGGTCCAGCag GTTCTTCTGGAAGTGAAAGTGTTATTGAGATCCTGAAATCTGAGATCCAGAATCTTAAAGCCAAGATTGACACAATTGAGAAAGCTGCGAGTTTCAGCAACTTCAGGAAAGTTGGACAGAAATATTACATCACTGATCATATTTTTGGAACATTCGATAATGGCATAAAACTCTGCGAGAGCTCTGGTGGAACCTTGGTTGTGCCAAAAAGTTTTGCAGAAAATCAAGCTTTAGTCAGGGTGGCAGCATCCAGTGGTTTAATTAATGAGAAGCCATATATTGGAGTCACAGACAAAGAAACAGAAGGACAGTTTGTAGACATTGAGGGGAAGCAACTAACTTTTACCAAATGGGGTTCTGGGCAGCCTGGTGATTATCAGGGAGCACAAGACTGTGGTGTAATAGATGTTTCTGGCACTTGGGATGATGAAAATTGTGGTGATAAACGTCCTATTATATGTGAAACAGACATCAAGTAG